A genome region from Gigantopelta aegis isolate Gae_Host chromosome 3, Gae_host_genome, whole genome shotgun sequence includes the following:
- the LOC121369493 gene encoding nudix hydrolase 20, chloroplastic-like isoform X1: MENKTTFTEGLLGLVQKCNSFLRPGSSRDQCLPFVVAGQKVGLVRPDIVEELRKFPLVFSIKESSDVAVHLIPDSLTVAQRTDVVAGVLDKLRQEDVLGSLRGWRDEKLDIRLSPREKPIMQMERAATCLFGTIQYGVHLNAYTYNESGEMMMWIGRRSETKQTYPGFLDNMCAGALPSGLGVTECLIKECQEEASVELSYFEKLTSVGTVSYCFEDERGVFPECQFVYDLVVPADFQPVNADGEVSDFQLVSMQQVKKLIISSEFKPNCALVILDFMIRHGFITADEDPNYTYLVQQMHVPLQSIFSGHL; this comes from the exons GTTCTTCTCGCGATCAATGTCTGCCATTTGTCGTCGCCGGGCAGAAAGTCGGACTGGTCAGACCCGACATAGTAGAGGAACTTCGCAAGTTTCCGTTAGTGTTTTCTATTAAGGAATCCTCTGATGTCGCGGTTCACCTAATACCGGACTCGTTGACGGTGGCGCAAAGAACTGACGTCGTGGCCGGCGTGCTTGACAAGTTGAGGCAGGAGGACGTATTAGGTTCTCTACGAGGCTGGAGAGACGAG aagTTAGACATCCGGCTGTCACCGAGAGAAAAGCCAATTATGCAGATGGAGAGAGCTGCAACGT GTCTGTTTGGCACTATTCAATATGGCGTACACCTGAATGCGTACACGTACAATGAGTCTGGTGAAATGATGATGTGGATTGGAAGAAGGTCTGAAACCAAGCAGACCTACCCAGGATTTTTAGACAACATG TGTGCGGGTGCCCTGCCGTCTGGGCTGGGTGTCACGGAGTGTCTCATCAAGGAATGCCAGGAAGAAGCGTCTGTAGAGTTATCTTACTTTGAGAAGCTCACGTCTGTTGGTACTGTCAG ctaTTGTTTTGAAGACGAGCGTGGCGTGTTTCCCGAGTGTCAGTTTGTCTATGACCTGGTTGTCCCAGCAGACTTCCAGCCAGTGAATGCCGACGGTGAAGTCTCTGACTTTCAGTTGGTGTCCATGCAACAG gtgAAAAAGCTGATTATATCGTCTGAATTTAAACCAAACTGTGCCCTGGTCATTTTAGATTTCATGATACGACACGGGTTCATCACGGCAGATGAAG ATCCAAACTACACTTATCTTGTACAACAGATGCATGTACCTCTACAGTCAATTTTTTCGGGTCATTTATAA
- the LOC121369493 gene encoding uncharacterized protein YJR142W-like isoform X2, protein MRGSSRDQCLPFVVAGQKVGLVRPDIVEELRKFPLVFSIKESSDVAVHLIPDSLTVAQRTDVVAGVLDKLRQEDVLGSLRGWRDEKLDIRLSPREKPIMQMERAATCLFGTIQYGVHLNAYTYNESGEMMMWIGRRSETKQTYPGFLDNMCAGALPSGLGVTECLIKECQEEASVELSYFEKLTSVGTVSYCFEDERGVFPECQFVYDLVVPADFQPVNADGEVSDFQLVSMQQVKKLIISSEFKPNCALVILDFMIRHGFITADEDPNYTYLVQQMHVPLQSIFSGHL, encoded by the exons GTTCTTCTCGCGATCAATGTCTGCCATTTGTCGTCGCCGGGCAGAAAGTCGGACTGGTCAGACCCGACATAGTAGAGGAACTTCGCAAGTTTCCGTTAGTGTTTTCTATTAAGGAATCCTCTGATGTCGCGGTTCACCTAATACCGGACTCGTTGACGGTGGCGCAAAGAACTGACGTCGTGGCCGGCGTGCTTGACAAGTTGAGGCAGGAGGACGTATTAGGTTCTCTACGAGGCTGGAGAGACGAG aagTTAGACATCCGGCTGTCACCGAGAGAAAAGCCAATTATGCAGATGGAGAGAGCTGCAACGT GTCTGTTTGGCACTATTCAATATGGCGTACACCTGAATGCGTACACGTACAATGAGTCTGGTGAAATGATGATGTGGATTGGAAGAAGGTCTGAAACCAAGCAGACCTACCCAGGATTTTTAGACAACATG TGTGCGGGTGCCCTGCCGTCTGGGCTGGGTGTCACGGAGTGTCTCATCAAGGAATGCCAGGAAGAAGCGTCTGTAGAGTTATCTTACTTTGAGAAGCTCACGTCTGTTGGTACTGTCAG ctaTTGTTTTGAAGACGAGCGTGGCGTGTTTCCCGAGTGTCAGTTTGTCTATGACCTGGTTGTCCCAGCAGACTTCCAGCCAGTGAATGCCGACGGTGAAGTCTCTGACTTTCAGTTGGTGTCCATGCAACAG gtgAAAAAGCTGATTATATCGTCTGAATTTAAACCAAACTGTGCCCTGGTCATTTTAGATTTCATGATACGACACGGGTTCATCACGGCAGATGAAG ATCCAAACTACACTTATCTTGTACAACAGATGCATGTACCTCTACAGTCAATTTTTTCGGGTCATTTATAA